In Acidobacteriota bacterium, a genomic segment contains:
- a CDS encoding DNA-3-methyladenine glycosylase 2 family protein has translation MVPERFTPESCLVASRVLARRDPELARLMKAHGPCTLGARPRRDAFSSLVRAIVFQQLATAAATTIHARVMASMGVRHCPPPATWLATPETTLRAGGLSGQKLRYILDLCERVSTGALDTRRLYRLSDDEVIAALTQVKGIGRWTAEMHLMFHLQRHDVLPLGDLGVVTGFARVYNGGEKAAPAAIEAHAEKWRPYRSIGSWYMWRALEASR, from the coding sequence ATGGTCCCCGAACGCTTCACGCCCGAGTCCTGCCTGGTTGCCTCGCGCGTCCTCGCGCGTCGCGATCCCGAACTGGCGCGCCTCATGAAGGCGCACGGCCCATGTACGCTCGGCGCGCGTCCTCGCCGCGATGCCTTCTCGTCGCTCGTGCGCGCGATCGTCTTCCAGCAGCTCGCGACCGCGGCCGCAACGACCATCCATGCGCGCGTGATGGCGTCGATGGGTGTGCGCCACTGTCCGCCTCCTGCCACGTGGCTCGCCACACCGGAAACCACGCTGCGCGCGGGCGGGTTGAGCGGCCAGAAGCTGCGCTACATCCTCGACCTCTGCGAGCGCGTTTCGACCGGCGCGCTCGACACGCGCCGGCTGTATCGCCTGTCCGACGATGAGGTGATTGCGGCGTTGACGCAGGTGAAGGGCATCGGCCGCTGGACCGCGGAGATGCACCTGATGTTCCACTTGCAGCGCCACGACGTGTTGCCCCTCGGCGACCTCGGCGTGGTGACGGGCTTCGCGCGCGTCTACAACGGCGGTGAGAAGGCTGCGCCCGCGGCGATCGAGGCGCACGCCGAGAAGTGGCGGCCGTACCGCAGCATCGGGAGCTGGTACATGTGGCGCGCCCTCGAAGCCAGCCGCTGA
- a CDS encoding glycerol-3-phosphate dehydrogenase/oxidase has translation MRAADLHRQTFDLLVVGGGIIGCGVARDAARRGLRVALFEQSDFGSGTSSGSTRLIHGGLRYLEMLDFALVRLDLREREILLRIAPHLVKPLRFLLPFYGTSAFTRLKMRIGMWLYDALSYDRSLEGHRMLSAAAALAAEPRLVEEGLQGAAAYSDAQVALPERLCMENVVDAMQAGAAACNHSRVVSAVVTDGRVRGLRVQDLIAQREVEVSGAVVVNASGPWFDRAAGVLQQSPRPRVRTTRGIHLACERPPKHAIALPSAVDGRLMFVIPWLDYAWVGTTDLDYEDDPADVAATPEEIDYLRRSVKPYVGALGDVLFTNAGVRALVRREGDASAVTRSHQIVAEQDPVGLVSIIGGKLTGYRAIAEEATQRVCRLLESSARCTTATALLPGARDAGPIPEVLSDAQRAHLARLYGTRRVEVLRLVEERPELGQTLMEGEPDVVAQVVHATRHEACERVADFVCRRSRLAFTPHRGRPALGRIAAAMREELGWSDQRVADELAHCRKVLDRSDGDRPQEHESFADIP, from the coding sequence ATGCGCGCCGCCGACCTGCATCGCCAGACATTCGATCTCCTCGTGGTCGGAGGCGGCATCATCGGTTGTGGCGTGGCGCGCGACGCGGCTCGCCGCGGCCTCCGCGTGGCGCTGTTCGAGCAGAGCGACTTCGGCAGCGGCACCTCGTCCGGATCGACGCGCCTGATTCACGGTGGCCTCCGCTACCTCGAGATGCTGGACTTCGCGCTCGTCCGCCTGGACCTGCGCGAACGCGAGATCCTGCTGCGCATCGCACCGCACCTCGTCAAGCCGCTGCGCTTCCTTCTCCCGTTCTACGGAACGTCGGCGTTCACGCGGCTGAAGATGCGCATCGGCATGTGGCTCTACGACGCGTTGAGCTACGACCGCAGCCTCGAGGGGCACAGGATGCTGTCTGCGGCCGCGGCGCTGGCGGCCGAGCCGCGTCTGGTCGAGGAGGGCCTGCAGGGTGCCGCCGCCTACTCGGACGCACAGGTCGCGCTGCCCGAGCGCCTCTGCATGGAGAACGTGGTGGACGCGATGCAGGCCGGCGCTGCCGCCTGCAACCACTCCCGCGTCGTGTCGGCCGTGGTGACAGATGGACGCGTCCGCGGCCTGCGCGTGCAGGACCTCATCGCGCAGCGCGAAGTCGAAGTCTCCGGCGCCGTCGTCGTCAACGCCTCGGGCCCGTGGTTCGATCGCGCTGCCGGCGTGCTCCAGCAGAGTCCACGTCCGCGCGTGCGCACCACGCGCGGCATCCATCTCGCGTGCGAGCGTCCGCCGAAGCACGCCATCGCGTTGCCCTCGGCCGTCGACGGGCGTCTGATGTTCGTGATCCCGTGGCTCGACTACGCGTGGGTGGGCACGACGGACCTCGACTACGAGGACGATCCCGCCGATGTCGCCGCCACGCCGGAGGAGATCGACTACCTGCGTCGATCGGTGAAGCCGTACGTCGGCGCGCTCGGGGACGTGCTCTTCACCAACGCCGGCGTGCGCGCGCTGGTGCGTCGGGAAGGCGACGCGTCGGCCGTCACGCGCTCGCACCAGATCGTTGCCGAACAGGACCCCGTGGGGCTCGTATCGATCATCGGCGGCAAGCTGACGGGCTATCGCGCCATCGCCGAGGAAGCCACGCAGCGCGTGTGCCGCCTGCTCGAGAGTTCCGCCCGCTGCACGACGGCCACCGCGCTCCTTCCCGGAGCGCGCGACGCAGGTCCGATACCCGAGGTGCTGTCCGACGCGCAGCGCGCGCACCTCGCCCGTCTGTACGGCACGCGGCGCGTCGAAGTGTTGCGTCTCGTGGAAGAGCGGCCTGAGCTCGGGCAGACGCTGATGGAGGGCGAGCCCGACGTCGTGGCGCAGGTCGTCCATGCGACGCGGCACGAAGCGTGTGAACGCGTGGCCGACTTCGTGTGCCGGCGATCGCGCCTTGCGTTCACGCCGCATCGGGGACGTCCCGCACTTGGTCGCATCGCCGCCGCGATGCGTGAAGAGCTCGGATGGTCCGATCAGCGCGTGGCCGACGAGCTCGCGCACTGTCGCAAGGTGCTCGACCGCTCCGACGGAGACCGCCCGCAGGAGCACGAGTCGTTCGCCGACATCCCGTAG